Proteins found in one Sorghum bicolor cultivar BTx623 chromosome 1, Sorghum_bicolor_NCBIv3, whole genome shotgun sequence genomic segment:
- the LOC8083719 gene encoding coronatine-insensitive protein homolog 2, translating to MGGEAEGGERRLGRVLSFGIPDTALGLVMGYVEDPWDRDAISLVCRHWCRVDALSRKHVTVAMAYSTTPERLFRRFPCLESLKLKAKPRAAMFNLISEDWGGSASPWIQQLSATFHFLKKLHLRRMIVCDDDINILVRAKAHMLVALKLDRCSGFSTASIALIARSCKKLETLFLEESTIDERDNDEWIRELATSNSVLETLNFFLTDLRASPEYLTLLVRNCQRLKTLKISECFMPDLVSLFRTAQTLQEFAGGSFEEQGQPVASRNYENYYFPPSLHRLSLLYMGTNEMQILFPYAAALKKLDLQFTFLSTEEHCQIVQRCPNLETLEVRDVIGDRGLQVVAQTCKKLQRLRVERGDDDQGGLEDEQGRISQVGLMAIAQGCPELTYWAIHVSDITNAALEAVGTCSKNLNDFRLVLLDREAHITELPLDNGVRALLRGCTKLRRFAFYVRPGALSDVGLGYVGEFSKSIRYMLLGNVGESDNGIIQLSKGCPSLQKLELRGCFFSEHALAMAALELKSLRYLWVQGFRTSPTGTDLMAMVRPFWNIEYIVPDQDEPCPEHQKQILAYYSLAGRRTDCPPSVTLLYPAF from the exons ATGGGCGGCGAGGCCGAGGGCGGGGAGCGGCGGCTGGGGCGGGTGCTGAGCTTTGGGATCCCGGACACGGCGCTGGGGCTAGTGATGGGGTACGTGGAGGACCCCTGGGACCGCGACGCCATCTCGCTGGTGTGCCGCCACTGGTGCCGCGTCGACGCGCTGAGCCGCAAGCACGTCACCGTGGCCATGGCCTACTCCACGACACCCGAGCGCCTGTTCCGCCGCTTCCCGTGCCTCGAGTCACTCAAGCTCAAAGCAAAGCCCCGCGCGGCCATGTTCAACCTCATCTCCGAGGACTGGGGCGGGTCTGCTTCGCCGTGGATCCAACAGCTCTCGGCCACCTTCCACTTCCTCAAGAAGCTCCACCTGCGCAGGATGATAGTATGCGACGACGATATCAACATCCTCGTCCGCGCCAAGGCGCACATGCTCGTCGCGCTGAAGCTCGACCGCTGCTCCGGCTTCTCCACGGCCTCCATCGCACTCATCGCCCGCTCCTGCAA GAAACTGGAAACACTTTTCCTGGAAGAAAGCACGATTGATGAGAGAGACAATGATGAATGGATCCGTGAGCTTGCTACGAGCAATTCTGTTCTTGAGACACTGAATTTCTTTCTGACAGATCTCAGGGCATCCCCAGAGTATCTTACCCTCCTTGTGCGCAACTGTCAAAGGCTGAAAACCCTGAAGATTAGTGAATGTTTCATGCCTGATCTGGTTAGTTTGTTCCGAACTGCACAAACACTACAAGAGTTTGCTGGTGGTTCCTTTGAAGAGCAGGGTCAACCTGTGGCAAGTAGAAATTATGAGAACTACTATTTTCCTCCTTCGCTGCACCGCTTGAGTTTGCTGTACATGGGAACAAATGAGATGCAGATACTGTTTCCATATGCTGCTGCACTTAAGAAGTTAGACCTTCAGTTtacattcctttccacagaggAGCACTGTCAGATAGTTCAGCGCTGCCCCAATCTGGAAACCTTAGAG GTGAGGGATGTCATAGGGGATCGTGGACTACAAGTTGTTGCGCAGACCTGCAAGAAACTGCAGAGGCTCAGAGTAGAGAGAGGAGATGATGATCAAGGAGGTCTTGAGGATGAACAAGGTAGGATTTCACAGGTTGGGTTGATGGCTATAGCCCAAGGCTGCCCTGAGTTGACATACTGGGCAATACATGTATCGGACATTACAAATGCAGCTCTAGAGGCGGTTGGTACATGCAGCAAAAATCTTAATGATTTCCGCCTTGTCCTTCTTGATAGAGAAGCACATATAACTGAATTGCCACTGGACAATGGGGTTCGTGCTTTGCTTAGAGGTTGCACCAAACTCCGGAGGTTTGCATTTTATGTGAGACCTGGGGCCCTATCTGATGTTGGTCTTGGCTATGTTGGAGAATTTAGCAAGAGCATTCGTTATATGTTGCTTGGTAATGTTGGTGAATCTGATAATGGAATTATACAATTATCAAAAGGCTGCCCAAGCTTGCAAAAACTGGAGCTGAGGGGTTGTTTCTTTAGTGAGCATGCTTTAGCTATGGCTGCACTAGAGCTCAAGTCACTGAGGTATCTGTGGGTGCAAGGATTCAGGACATCTCCAACTGGAACTGATCTTATGGCAATGGTACGCCCCTTCTGGAACATTGAGTATATTGTTCCCGACCAAGATGAACCTTGCCCAGAGCATCAGAAACAGATTCTGGCATACTACTCCCTTGCTGGAAGGAGGACAGATTGTCCTCCATCGGTAACTCTGCTTTACCCGGCATTTTGA